A single window of Ammospiza caudacuta isolate bAmmCau1 chromosome 12, bAmmCau1.pri, whole genome shotgun sequence DNA harbors:
- the BICD2 gene encoding protein bicaudal D homolog 2 isoform X2, protein MSLAMEEEEYARLVMESEPEWLRSEIKRLFQELGETTREKIQAAEYGLAVLEEKQQLKQQYEELELEYETIRTEMEQLKEAFGQAHTNHKKVAADGESREETLIQESATKEEYYMKKVMELQTELKQIRNVLANTQSENERLNSVAQELKEVNQNVEIQRARLRDDIKEYKFREARLLQDYTELEEENICLQKQVSVLKQSQVEFEGLKHEIKRLEEETEFLNSQLEDAIRLKEISERQLEEALETLKTEREQKNNLRKELSHYMNINDSMYNSHLNISLDGLKFSDEATEPNNDEIMNGFEQNCLSKLSNGKNSTSTPKKNESFPPAPSLVSDLLSELNISEIQKLKQQLLQMEREKVNLLTTLQESQKQLENTRGALSEQHEKIGRLTENLNAMKKLQASKERQSALDNEKDRDSHEDGDYYEVDINGPEILECKYKVAVAEITDLKEELKNLKAKYKECESKYEEEKSRYETESQTLTEKITSLEKSSRHDREQMARLEKELKKVSDVAGETQGSLSVAQDELVTFSEELANLYHHVCMCNNETPNRVMLDYYKEGKGERSSPDIKGRRSPILLSKGLLTIELGKAENGSGDSSPSPVSSLPSPVSDPRKEPMNIYNLIAIIRDQIKHLQAAVDRTTELSRQRVATQELGPVVDKDKEALMEEILKLKSLLSTKREQIATLRTVLKANKQTAEVALANLKSKYENEKAMVTETMMKLRNELKALKEDAATFSSLRAMFATRCDEYVTQLDEMQRQLAAAEDEKKTLNSLLRMAIQQKLALTQRLEHLELDHEQSKRVRTKSASKAKGSNPSL, encoded by the exons ATGTCGCTGgccatggaggaggaggagtacGCCCGGCTGGTGATGGAGTCGGAGCCCGAGTGGCTGCGGAGCGAGATCAAGCGTCTCTTCCAGGAGCTGGGCGAGACCACCCGAGAGAAGATCCAGGCGGCGGAGTAcgggctggcagtgctggaagaGAAGCAGCAGTTGAAGCAGCAGtatgaggagctggagctggagtaCGAGACCATCCGCACCGAGATGGAGCAATTGAAGGAG GCTTTTGGACAGGCCCATACCAACCACAAGAAAGTAGCAGCAGAtggagagagcagagaggaaacCTTGATTCAAGAATCAGCTACCAAAGAAGAATACTACATGAAGAAGGTTATGGAGTTGCAGACAGAATTGAAACAGATAAGAAATGTCCTTGCCAACACACAGTCTGAAAATGAACGCCTTAATTCTGTTGCACAGGAACTGAAGGAG gtCAACCAAAATGTGGAGATCCAAAGGGCCCGTCTGCGAGATGATATTAAGGAATATAAATTCCGAGAAGCACGTTTGCTGCAAGACTATACTGAACTTGAAGAGGAAAACATCTGTCTCCAGAAACAAGTGTCTGTCCTGAAGCAAAGTCAG GTGGAGTTTGAAGGCTTGAAACATGAAATCAAAAGGCTGGAAGAGGAAACCGAGTTTCTCAATAGCCAGCTGGAAGATGCCATCCGGCTGAAGGAGATCTCTGAGCGCCAACTTGAGGAGGCCTTGGAAACACTGAAGACAGAGCGGGAGCAGAAGAACAACCTTCGGAAGGAGCTGTCTCACTACATGAACATCAATGATTCCATGTACAACAGCCACTTAAACATCTCTTTGGATGGGCTGAAGTTCAGCGATGAAGCCACAGAGCCCAATAATGATGAAATCATGAATGGGTTTGAACAAAACTGCCTCAGCAAACTCAGCAATGGCAAAAACAGTACTTCAACGcccaagaaaaatgaaagcttcCCTCCAGCCCCAAGTCTGGTTTCAGATCTTCTGAGTGAattaaacatttctgaaatCCAGAAGCTGAAACAGCAGCTTTTACAG ATGGAAAGAGAGAAGGTTAACTTGTTAACAACGCTGCAGGAATCTCAGAAGCAGCTGGAAAATACACGGGGGGCCCTCTCAGAGCAGCATGAGAAAATTGGCAGGCTTACTGAAAATCTGAATGCCATGAAGAAGCTCCAGGCCAGTAAGGAGCGTCAGTCTGCCCTTGATAACGAGAAGGACCGAGATAGCCATGAAGATGGAGACTATTATGAAGTTGACATCAATGGGCCAGAGATCCTGGAATGCAAGTACAAAGTGGCTGTGGCAGAAATTACTGACCTGAAGGAAGAGCTCAAAAATTTGAAGGCAAAATACAAAGAATGTGAGTCTAAATATGAGGAAGAGAAGAGTAGATATGAGACTGAGAGCCAGACTCTCACTGAAAAGATCACCTCACTGGAAAAGTCCAGTAGGCATGATAGAGAACAGatggccaggctggagaaggagctgAAGAAGGTCAGTGATGTCGCTGGAGAAACACAGGGCAGCCTCAGCGTGGCTCAAGATGAACTAGTCACCTTCAGTGAAGAGCTGGCCAATTTGTACCACCATGTCTGCATGTGCAACAATGAAACTCCAAACAGAGTGATGCTGGACTACTACAAGGAAGGTAAAGGTGAACGCAGTAGTCCAGACATCAAGGGAAGAAGGTCTCCCATTCTTCTTTCTAAAGGGCTGTTAACTattgagctgggaaaggcagagaatGGAAGTGGTGACAGCAGCCCATCCCCGGTGTCATCTCTGCCATCCCCTGTGTCAGATCCTCGGAAGGAACCGATGAACATTTACAACTTGATTGCTATCATTCGGGATCAGATCAAGcacctgcaggctgctgtggacAGAACAACTGAGCTGTCCAGGCAGCGCGTTGCTACTCAAGAGCTTGGCCCAGTGGTGGACAAAGACAAGGAAGCTCTTATGGAAGAAATCCTGAAGCTGaaatccttgctgagcaccaagAGGGAACAGATAGCAACTCTGAGAACTGTGCTGAAAGCCAACAAACAG ACTGCAGAAGTAGCCCTTGCCAACTTAAAAAGCAAGTATGAGAATGAGAAGGCAATGGTTACAGAGACCATGATGAAGCTGCGAAATGAGCTGAAGGCTTTGAAGGAGGATGCTGCCACCTTCTCTTCCCTGAGAGCTATGTTTGCTACAAG
- the BICD2 gene encoding protein bicaudal D homolog 2 isoform X3, with product MSLAMEEEEYARLVMESEPEWLRSEIKRLFQELGETTREKIQAAEYGLAVLEEKQQLKQQYEELELEYETIRTEMEQLKEAFGQAHTNHKKVAADGESREETLIQESATKEEYYMKKVMELQTELKQIRNVLANTQSENERLNSVAQELKEVNQNVEIQRARLRDDIKEYKFREARLLQDYTELEEENICLQKQVSVLKQSQVEFEGLKHEIKRLEEETEFLNSQLEDAIRLKEISERQLEEALETLKTEREQKNNLRKELSHYMNINDSMYNSHLNISLDGLKFSDEATEPNNDEIMNGFEQNCLSKLSNGKNSTSTPKKNESFPPAPSLVSDLLSELNISEIQKLKQQLLQMEREKVNLLTTLQESQKQLENTRGALSEQHEKIGRLTENLNAMKKLQASKERQSALDNEKDRDSHEDGDYYEVDINGPEILECKYKVAVAEITDLKEELKNLKAKYKECESKYEEEKSRYETESQTLTEKITSLEKSSRHDREQMARLEKELKKVSDVAGETQGSLSVAQDELVTFSEELANLYHHVCMCNNETPNRVMLDYYKEGKGERSSPDIKGRRSPILLSKGLLTIELGKAENGSGDSSPSPVSSLPSPVSDPRKEPMNIYNLIAIIRDQIKHLQAAVDRTTELSRQRVATQELGPVVDKDKEALMEEILKLKSLLSTKREQIATLRTVLKANKQTAEVALANLKSKYENEKAMVTETMMKLRNELKALKEDAATFSSLRAMFATRCDEYVTQLDEMQRQLAAAEDEKKTLNSLLRMAIQQKLALTQRLEHLELDHEQSKRL from the exons ATGTCGCTGgccatggaggaggaggagtacGCCCGGCTGGTGATGGAGTCGGAGCCCGAGTGGCTGCGGAGCGAGATCAAGCGTCTCTTCCAGGAGCTGGGCGAGACCACCCGAGAGAAGATCCAGGCGGCGGAGTAcgggctggcagtgctggaagaGAAGCAGCAGTTGAAGCAGCAGtatgaggagctggagctggagtaCGAGACCATCCGCACCGAGATGGAGCAATTGAAGGAG GCTTTTGGACAGGCCCATACCAACCACAAGAAAGTAGCAGCAGAtggagagagcagagaggaaacCTTGATTCAAGAATCAGCTACCAAAGAAGAATACTACATGAAGAAGGTTATGGAGTTGCAGACAGAATTGAAACAGATAAGAAATGTCCTTGCCAACACACAGTCTGAAAATGAACGCCTTAATTCTGTTGCACAGGAACTGAAGGAG gtCAACCAAAATGTGGAGATCCAAAGGGCCCGTCTGCGAGATGATATTAAGGAATATAAATTCCGAGAAGCACGTTTGCTGCAAGACTATACTGAACTTGAAGAGGAAAACATCTGTCTCCAGAAACAAGTGTCTGTCCTGAAGCAAAGTCAG GTGGAGTTTGAAGGCTTGAAACATGAAATCAAAAGGCTGGAAGAGGAAACCGAGTTTCTCAATAGCCAGCTGGAAGATGCCATCCGGCTGAAGGAGATCTCTGAGCGCCAACTTGAGGAGGCCTTGGAAACACTGAAGACAGAGCGGGAGCAGAAGAACAACCTTCGGAAGGAGCTGTCTCACTACATGAACATCAATGATTCCATGTACAACAGCCACTTAAACATCTCTTTGGATGGGCTGAAGTTCAGCGATGAAGCCACAGAGCCCAATAATGATGAAATCATGAATGGGTTTGAACAAAACTGCCTCAGCAAACTCAGCAATGGCAAAAACAGTACTTCAACGcccaagaaaaatgaaagcttcCCTCCAGCCCCAAGTCTGGTTTCAGATCTTCTGAGTGAattaaacatttctgaaatCCAGAAGCTGAAACAGCAGCTTTTACAG ATGGAAAGAGAGAAGGTTAACTTGTTAACAACGCTGCAGGAATCTCAGAAGCAGCTGGAAAATACACGGGGGGCCCTCTCAGAGCAGCATGAGAAAATTGGCAGGCTTACTGAAAATCTGAATGCCATGAAGAAGCTCCAGGCCAGTAAGGAGCGTCAGTCTGCCCTTGATAACGAGAAGGACCGAGATAGCCATGAAGATGGAGACTATTATGAAGTTGACATCAATGGGCCAGAGATCCTGGAATGCAAGTACAAAGTGGCTGTGGCAGAAATTACTGACCTGAAGGAAGAGCTCAAAAATTTGAAGGCAAAATACAAAGAATGTGAGTCTAAATATGAGGAAGAGAAGAGTAGATATGAGACTGAGAGCCAGACTCTCACTGAAAAGATCACCTCACTGGAAAAGTCCAGTAGGCATGATAGAGAACAGatggccaggctggagaaggagctgAAGAAGGTCAGTGATGTCGCTGGAGAAACACAGGGCAGCCTCAGCGTGGCTCAAGATGAACTAGTCACCTTCAGTGAAGAGCTGGCCAATTTGTACCACCATGTCTGCATGTGCAACAATGAAACTCCAAACAGAGTGATGCTGGACTACTACAAGGAAGGTAAAGGTGAACGCAGTAGTCCAGACATCAAGGGAAGAAGGTCTCCCATTCTTCTTTCTAAAGGGCTGTTAACTattgagctgggaaaggcagagaatGGAAGTGGTGACAGCAGCCCATCCCCGGTGTCATCTCTGCCATCCCCTGTGTCAGATCCTCGGAAGGAACCGATGAACATTTACAACTTGATTGCTATCATTCGGGATCAGATCAAGcacctgcaggctgctgtggacAGAACAACTGAGCTGTCCAGGCAGCGCGTTGCTACTCAAGAGCTTGGCCCAGTGGTGGACAAAGACAAGGAAGCTCTTATGGAAGAAATCCTGAAGCTGaaatccttgctgagcaccaagAGGGAACAGATAGCAACTCTGAGAACTGTGCTGAAAGCCAACAAACAG ACTGCAGAAGTAGCCCTTGCCAACTTAAAAAGCAAGTATGAGAATGAGAAGGCAATGGTTACAGAGACCATGATGAAGCTGCGAAATGAGCTGAAGGCTTTGAAGGAGGATGCTGCCACCTTCTCTTCCCTGAGAGCTATGTTTGCTACAAG